Genomic segment of Salvia splendens isolate huo1 chromosome 12, SspV2, whole genome shotgun sequence:
CGAGGAAGCTTCGAGATTATTCGTAGTGGTGAATATTTTATGATTTCCTTCTGCGATCATATATCTTTGTGGGTTATGTGTGTGTTTAAATCTTTCTAGCTCGATCTTGATTAATGGGGTATATGCATTTATGAATTTGATAATTTCTAATACAATAGAATGATCGTTATTGCAGAAAATGGAAAGTTGTTCTACTATAATAATGAGTAAAGTAGAGTCATGCCACCAGAGATGATAATTGGAGGGGCAAAAATGAATTTGATCATCTATAATGATTTCTCCTACTATAATAAAAGTAGAATCTTACGTGAGGCAACAGGTGATATTTGGAGAGCAAAGAGGATTTGCTCCTTCTATATTGCATTATATTATTGATCTTaataatatttgtatgtaaTGTTGTAGCTATTTATAAACTCTGTTAGTGATTTTGTCAACAGGGCTGGTTTAAAGAGGCGATGGGGCTTCGAAGTTTTATTTTTCTACTTctaatttttatgaaattttttataataatctGAAACTATTAACGATTACCACTGCCATTCAAGACTAAATCgccgtttttttatataatatggaGACAAATCACCGATTTTTGAATAATAGGAAAAGACCTTAAATTTGGGAATCGATTGTTGCAGGCAAAATAGCCAAAACAAATGGGCATTTTAAGAGGAAGAAGACGGcgtcataaaattttaaaaataataattttatattaaaaggTTAAATTTTAAAGGTGGAGTactaaatggttggagtaagtTTCCCAAGAAGTGACGTGTTTAATATTAACGTATACTAAAATAAGGTGAACCTCGTTtttcaaattgaatttaaataagtTTAAAATGTTAACGGaaatgaataattaaaattactatttagaagaaaataaattttatgaaGTTAACAAATAGAATagtcaaattaataaaatttatattttaatattattatttttttgggacTTGTCGAAAAAGTTACGAATTTTGGTCAAATATTCGTGtctcataattttaaaattagcaaTAAACTAAATTCAACATTTTCTCAATTTTCAATGATCATAAATTATGATTTTCTATTTGTATGGTGTTAATTTGACGCATACCTGTTTCAAATTGATTATGCAGTGGAGTTATTTGTTAAGCGCAGTACGAAAAATGATACTACCTCcatcccccaaatattgtcccactttgacccgacaagagttttaagaaatgtaatggaaagtgagttgaaaaaattagtagatTGTGGGTTctgcttttatatattagttttataataaaatgtgagtagaaatgagttagtggaatatgtggtccactaaaaaatggtaaaaagtgaaatgagacaaactttggAGGACggatggaaatggaaaaatgggacaaactttcagggacggaggtagtaaaaTTCAGTGGCGGTTTTGTCCTCATTGAATTCTTCGAATGCACCTTAGATAGTACGTATAATTTTACTAAAATCTTCGTGAAAAAATTGagataaatattcaaattcataGTTTATATGATTAATAATCAAAATTACGAGACATATAACTGAATTTAACCAAAGTTCATCATTTTTACTACCATTACTTTCTTTAACTTCAGCACCGGCTTATGTAATTTTCTAGTTCCGTCACTGATACTGCTTCCTCtgttccattaaaaataaaacatttttctttttggattaTCTCAACAAAAATggaacatttcctaaaatgcaAACAACAcaatctctactttttttctatctcttattttactctgtctttattaatttataaaacaacactatataaaatcttgggtcagaaatcaaatattttatatttataaggACTGATGGAGTATTTtcaaatacatatatatttggTAGAGAAACACAAGAAAAGATAACCAACAAAAACAACCTATTAGAATATATATACAACctattaggatcttagatatataaattttaggaaactattaaattgtTCCTGACAAAAACttccaatatatggcagagggagaggttcctcgctgggtgggtggcgatGAGGTGACACTGGTACGCGGTCCAGAAGCCCAGGTGCACTGTCCTCCCGTGATTAGCACACCAAAGGAGGTACAGTTCTGTCATTGAAGTTCGGACGGTGGAATTTGATTgccccaacaaattaaaatccagGTAAAGCTGTACCAGACGCAAAATCAGGTTGTTGAAGTGGATGGAGCGGGAAATCGTGGACTGGAACTGCCATGCgtcagggtgagtaagttcctcccaggctTTCGGGGCTCAAATTCGATGTGCCTCCGGGGAATTCCcctctccctacttctccattctggccctatggcctctCCTAAACTACACATTCCCAATCTGAccgtccactcaatcaagctcatgcTCACCTCTCTTCCGAATACCCTAAAGGTTATGGACTCTTCATCCAGATCCGTAGTGACCTTGAATCTAAAGGTAGTGAAAAACTCATTTGCCAGCCTTATAGGTATACtcggatccccattctccaacaGCCAATCAAAACCCAACGCATGCAAATGCACCAAGAGAGGCTCATGGGAATTCAATTCATCAAGTGCTGGGAAAAAGAGTACCTTCCCACTCTTAATCTACTTGGTGCCATCGTCCTTGTCATCAAacgcatcctgaagctttttAGTGCTGAAATGCTTCATGTCTTCTATTAGCTCGTCAGTGAGCTCCACCTTCCAACGTCGGTACTTCAATCTTTCCACGGGAGGATGCATCAACTCTCGATGGTTGTGTGGGAGCTGCTTCTCGCCATACTCCTCGTCCTCTAGGGAGACGTCGCTTTCTGACCCCGATTCTTCACTTGCGGTATACTCACTGTCACTCGGCTCCTTTCGGCGCGGTGGGGCTCTCTGATCTGACTCTGTGATGGCGATGCCGGTGTTGACCGTGCGTTGCTTCTTGCTGCTTGGTTTCTTCTTaacaggggctttccccttccttttcctctccTTGCGGTATCTGTCCTCATCTCCGTCTTCATTTTCCTCCGGTCTCTCATCTGTTGGTGTTGAAGGCTCCTTCTGGGCAGTAGACTGGGTCTCCAAGCGGATATGGGTACTGTCATCTCCTGGCTCTGGGTGACCTACTGACTCCGATGcaaggtccagaccctcagccatcgtgTCAGTTTCTTCTCTCTGGTCACTCGGCGTGGGTGAGACCACCTCGGTTGCTGTCGAGGCATCTTTCAAGTTGGTAGCCGACAAGGATTcatccccaggttttgtaggagtagcCCTGTCTTCTTCACTAGAGATTTCCAATGCATTTGCTGCCGTGTTTGCTCCTGCCTTGCTGGATGTCCATTTCCCGAGGCATCTTTGCGATATTCTCTTTGGCTTCAGCCGTTCTGCCTTTGGATCACCTTTCAacaccaattttcttttaactACTTTCGGTTTCAATACTGGTGGTACCACCTGCTCTGGTTCCGCTGGTTGTACCTCGGTATCCTTCTCCTCGATTTGTGTATCACTCTCCCATACTTCTGGCTGGGGAGTCACCGACTTCAGCTCTTCCTCTTCGGTCTGTTTCTCTTCCACCTTGTCTACTGGTTGGTGGGCTAGGCCTTCTGGGCCGTTCCTTGTACCagcttcttcactctctcctaTTGCCtccgatgcgaggtccagaccctcagccatcttggCAGTGCCATCTTCCATCCTAGTTACCTCGTTCAAAAGCTCCTCAAACTTCTCATCAGTCATAAGGACTTTCTTTCTAGCcgtttcgttcagatctatcccCTCCCTTTCCATTTCTTGGGGAACGAGTTTCGCTACCGGTGTTCTCTCcgattcatcttcttcctcccgGCTCTTTTGCTCCTCGCTTGCTTTCCATTCGCCTTCCCCTAGGTCAGAGTCATAATAGGCAGAAAGAGGGTCAACATCCATTGGTTCGATTTGTTGGCAAGTCGGGGAGGGTTTTGAGGATTCTGATGGTGCGGTCGTCAAGGGAGATTTCTTTTCTGGTGGGATTGTTGAGGAAGTTGGAATGGAATCGGTGGGTGCACTGTGGGTTGAACATTTGTTTCTGGGGTAGGTACTATCGGGGTTCCTCCGGTCATGCTTGATCCGCCTCCGATTTGGCTAAAACCCGCCAACACAGCCGCCCAATCTTTATTTGGGTCCTGCTTCCTGAGGAACTCCGCCAGTTCGTTCAAGGGAATCATCGCCAGAGCCTGAGGAATCGGCTCTTGTGGTTGCGGTTGTGGGTTTGGCGGCCGCTCTTCAGTCGGCGGTTGTATTTCTGGGGTTTCATCTCGGAGGTTTGAAAAGGGTCTCACCGAGGCTTGTTTGTTGgtcgctttctttaaatcaacttGTTGGGGAAGTGTGTCTGCGGGTAGAAGGTTTTTTGCAGCATCCCCCTCTTTTTCTAATTCACCATCTAAGAATTCCTCTGTATGGCTGGTAGTTGAGCCcatgcggctccaataaattctgatttctgacaaAAGTTCATAATTGCtttttctatctcttcatcagtcaacccatggctgctgatcagatcgcaccGTGCAACtgcttctacatcagcctgtccatacacatccaacgcttggagtttttcctgcaataattcggtctcaagaaaatcttggactagggggtcaattacatcaacatagcatagattctcagaatcgataggcttcttcatggccgcattgatatcaaaagtaaatttctccccatggaaatctatgcacatcgtcccctcagccatgtccacgattgtcttagctgtcctaaaaaacggtctccctaacaatataccactagactccctagcttcagactcactcatcttgatcacttaaaagtcagcaggattagtaaaatcatgcactctcaccaacacgttttctaacacaccctcaggatttatgcatgacctatcagccagttggattaataccctagtgctTGTCAACTTCACTCatttcaaccggttatagattgacaatggcatgacatttatagacgctcccagatcacacattgcatgctcaacctttacatctcctataattataggtagagtgaacatacctggatcgactctcttgggtggtagtttttcctgcacaatcgccgacgctatcccttccaccatgatttttcCATTCTCCTAGGCCTTCCCAACTAtgaactctttgatgaacttcCCAAGCGGGGGTaacttcacggcttggagaaatggtatggtgacatccagcttcccaaaaatcgatAGGTAATCGAttgggttctctttcttcctcttagtcacgaaacggtaagggaatggttttttCCTTTCGCCTCGTCTACCGGTGCTTCCTCAGCCCTTCCGGAGTCTTTCTTgggcacattctgggctggagctTCTTTCATGGGTTCTGTTTCTTTAGGAAGGTCTTCCCTGGGCAGCATGCCTTTggtttcatctttttccaatagCGCTTCATCCAAAAAGAACGGATCTTGTATCTGAGGTAGGGGTCGGTTTAGCTCTTTTTCCGAGATGACGTTTTTCAGCAACTTGGTCCCACTAGGCTCTCCACTGGTTTTCTTCGGTTGGGGTCCCTCATAAGCAgtaccggaccgcaatgtgaccttgctcacgtttgccttttcaggtacatggactgtagatgggagtttccctgcatttcctttcaaatcacccaccgaactggccagctgggccgactgcctattcatcatatccatgttcgctttatgttccttctgggcattttgcatcccctgcactacttccttgtgggattgcaactcgcccttgataccttgctgcgacgcgagcaattctcccatcatgtcctccatggatGGTCTGGTCCTGTTGGAATATTGTGACTGGtttgggccttggtgctggttatactgggaactttggttgggctggaaattttggaagttttgctggttctggttaggtgggtattggttatactggccaggagggttatactggtcttgctgatattggttctggttctggttttggaaatgattttggttctgatggtgttggggtgcttaattcggctgattttggtaattttggaagtttctctggtgggtgGTATGTAGACAGGGTTTGGGTTTTGGtattgtgggttttggttttgggattgttggttcctttctgaccagttgaactggtggtccGGGTTTGTTGGCCCATggttggggttttggttcgagtgggggttatattggttctgaccttgaccttggttttgattttggttcccatctccccatcgaaaatttgggtgatccctctatggtgcgtcccgttgtctcccctggatccaattcccattgaGTTAAAATACCCGGCAGCATTAGCCTGCTCCATAATGACCGAGgcgtttggctgatcatagctcggttcttggtttccctgttctgcacccttgtagttcccaactggggaagtcggcggtgtattcttctcgattgcgctcaggagtgacttcttcagctcatccatcttcaaatccatcttctgttcaagtttatgctcctggtcagtagacgaggcacttgcaaccctttctcggttgtatccatcccttgaatggtcatactccttcttcgcactcagtagttttcttaggaccctcttcgcttcgctgacccgtagctgcgtgaagcttcctcccgtcgacgaattggccaggtccttggttgttatgttcatcccctcatagaaggtatgatgtatctcaatgtccgccataCGATGATTGGGACATACATCTAAAAGGCTAatatacctcgcccaataatcgctcaaaggttcatcgtacccttacttcacactagttatttccttattcagcgcgcttgtcttggatgacgggaaaaactcgcctaggaatactgacttgaaatcagcccaactctcaatggagtcggggggcaggcgcatgaaccaggtgttagcctcccctttcAGTATGAACGGCAAGGCCTTCTgtctataatcatcctcagtcgctcctgctggccttctctgtgccctacaaattttacaaaactcatgaaggaactcatacggcccttcgtaattcttcccgcagtatgtaggcagaattgcgatcacatgaggcttcacatcacaggcagtttgccctggggtcataactatggcttgaggtggttctccctctGTATATGCGTTCAGagtcccgatctcaggatcttcttctccttgagcggcTATCCTTCTCGGGTTCCCCTTtatccttggtatctcttccggtattggtccttctacggtgtattgctcctcgtcactactcgaacctaagtcagaaaaagttgttgacaggccagaacaagtggtcacgagtatagtccctcgctggagtatcttcggtccccgatggtcaggagccgagctgctgctcataaactgaaacgaaaggaaaagagaaaaattatgcacattatatacgccaaagtatcactcacaataacagttaataacgccattcatccccggcaacggcgccatttgagagaacaggtttgtgcaggtgtcgttaaagcaaggatgtatcctactgatcagtatggaagtccctgctaatcctgaacctggtatcaataatcctcaacccacttctactggctagtatagtggacataagggtcgaatcccacagagatgaatgcgttttgggaattgtggtgatattctggaaatgtttggttagctaccatgctttggttgagacttatctaggctggaatttaaggtggtactctactgactaggaggtgggaaaggtgttggacaggcggctgtgtacgtggaaagtggggaatatggttttcaggaagtatatggaaagtactagtttactataaaaggttaaacagaatatcagaggaaaaagaggtagttaggtgactaggcctacaggtttgaaaagtaacagctgaaaattaaggaaaagtaaaggacaaaagcaaaaagtaactaaaaagtaaatgtggtcccaaatttggatgtggacattgtcttctccaacaagtctAAACAATaatcaaacaactcaggttccatgaacgagaaatgcagattaacaacttcacaaaaacagatctacaatctaaacttcaaatcaaaagattaaactaacgaaactgaaattatgcttactgggtaacatgcaaggtggcaaaATAACGTAAAATC
This window contains:
- the LOC121757719 gene encoding muscle M-line assembly protein unc-89-like, with translation MDVDPLSAYYDSDLGEGEWKASEEQKSREEEDESERTPVAKLVPQEMEREGIDLNETARKKVLMTDEKFEELLNEVTRMEDGTAKMAEGLDLASEAIGESEEAGTRNGPEGLAHQPVDKVEEKQTEEEELKSVTPQPEVWESDTQIEEKDTEVQPAEPEQVVPPVLKPKVVKRKLVLKGDPKAERLKPKRISQRCLGKWTSSKAGANTAANALEISSEEDRATPTKPGDESLSATNLKDASTATEVVSPTPSDQREETDTMAEGLDLASESVGHPEPGDDSTHIRLETQSTAQKEPSTPTDERPEENEDGDEDRYRKERKRKGKAPVKKKPSSKKQRTVNTGIAITESDQRAPPRRKEPSDSEYTASEESGSESDVSLEDEEYGEKQLPHNHRELMHPPVERLKYRRWKVELTDELIEDMKHFSTKKLQDAFDDKDDGTK